A region of Drosophila suzukii chromosome 2L, CBGP_Dsuzu_IsoJpt1.0, whole genome shotgun sequence DNA encodes the following proteins:
- the rost gene encoding protein rolling stone isoform X1, with product MPTGIERSLILDRVAESIRLSVRRLESSSARANWSCSQWQKDEINTIYLLYRWIWALFFLGVYIMCIFIQFCDGKFFIYMTNWGFGLCTLTMLISAVQVTCWHFDLRNTRSLVQESAHKAETSRGLKIYWWLYNMTLSLALIISTVYWVFLHGKMNKPMRFPAISIITHGLNSAMMMIDFLIVAFPLRILHMIYGISLAIFFFVFTLIYHLCGGTDEFGNPYIYPILDWNNPKRCLVTFVGIFLLITCYWMLLFGLYKLKRMFNRAFSVVWTPHAVGLI from the exons ATGCCGACTGGAATCGAGCGATCACTAATTCTCGATCGGGTTGCGGAATCGATCCGGCTGTCAGTCCGCCGTTTGGAGAGCTCGAGTGCGCGTGCCAACTGGAGCTGTTCGCAA TGGCAAAAAGATGAGATCAACACAATATACTTGCTCTATCGATGGATTTGGGCGCTGTTTTTCCTGGGCGTGTATATCATGTGCATATTTATTCAGTTTTGCGATGGAAAGTTCTTTATCTACATGACCAACTGGGGATTCGGGCTGTGCACACTTACCATGCTAATATCCGCCGTACAGGTCACCTGCTGGCACTTCGATCTGAGGAATACCCGGAGTCTGGTACAGGAGTCCGCCCACAAGGCGGAGACGTCGAGGGGTCTGAAAATATACTGGTGGTTGTACAATATGACACTTTCGCTGGCTCTGATCATATCAACAGTCTACTGGGTGTTTCTCCACGGAAAGATGA ATAAGCCCATGCGATTTCCAGCAATTAGCATAATTACCCATGGTCTTAACTCTGCGATGATGATGATCGATTTCCTGATTGTGGCATTTCCGCTCAGGATCCTGCACATGATTTACGGTATAAGTCTGGCGATATTTTTCTTCGTTTTCACTCTAATTTACCATTTATGCGGGGGTACCGATGA ATTTGGCAATCCCTACATATATCCCATTCTGGATTGGAATAATCCCAAGCGCTGTTTGGTGACCTTTGTGGGCATTTTCTTGCTTATAACATGCTATTGGATGCTGCTCTTTGGACTCTACAAGTTGAAGAGGATGTTCAATAGGGCATTCAGTGTGGTTTGGACTCCACATGCAGTGGGTCTGATATGA
- the rost gene encoding protein rolling stone isoform X2, with the protein MQLFDDFCKSFNKELQRANFGFAYNRIHLFYRSQWQKDEINTIYLLYRWIWALFFLGVYIMCIFIQFCDGKFFIYMTNWGFGLCTLTMLISAVQVTCWHFDLRNTRSLVQESAHKAETSRGLKIYWWLYNMTLSLALIISTVYWVFLHGKMNKPMRFPAISIITHGLNSAMMMIDFLIVAFPLRILHMIYGISLAIFFFVFTLIYHLCGGTDEFGNPYIYPILDWNNPKRCLVTFVGIFLLITCYWMLLFGLYKLKRMFNRAFSVVWTPHAVGLI; encoded by the exons ATGCAACTTTTCGACGACTTTTGCAAAAGCTTCAACAAGGAATTGCAAAGGGCGAATTTCGGCTTCGCATACAATCGCATTCATTTGTTCTACAGATCTCAG TGGCAAAAAGATGAGATCAACACAATATACTTGCTCTATCGATGGATTTGGGCGCTGTTTTTCCTGGGCGTGTATATCATGTGCATATTTATTCAGTTTTGCGATGGAAAGTTCTTTATCTACATGACCAACTGGGGATTCGGGCTGTGCACACTTACCATGCTAATATCCGCCGTACAGGTCACCTGCTGGCACTTCGATCTGAGGAATACCCGGAGTCTGGTACAGGAGTCCGCCCACAAGGCGGAGACGTCGAGGGGTCTGAAAATATACTGGTGGTTGTACAATATGACACTTTCGCTGGCTCTGATCATATCAACAGTCTACTGGGTGTTTCTCCACGGAAAGATGA ATAAGCCCATGCGATTTCCAGCAATTAGCATAATTACCCATGGTCTTAACTCTGCGATGATGATGATCGATTTCCTGATTGTGGCATTTCCGCTCAGGATCCTGCACATGATTTACGGTATAAGTCTGGCGATATTTTTCTTCGTTTTCACTCTAATTTACCATTTATGCGGGGGTACCGATGA ATTTGGCAATCCCTACATATATCCCATTCTGGATTGGAATAATCCCAAGCGCTGTTTGGTGACCTTTGTGGGCATTTTCTTGCTTATAACATGCTATTGGATGCTGCTCTTTGGACTCTACAAGTTGAAGAGGATGTTCAATAGGGCATTCAGTGTGGTTTGGACTCCACATGCAGTGGGTCTGATATGA